Within Serratia odorifera, the genomic segment CCGCCGAGACCCAGGTCGGAATTTCCGGCCACCAATACTGTACGTAGATCCCGACCGCGGTCAGTTCCGCCATCGCTACCAGCACATACAGCACCCAATAGTTCCAGCCGGAGGCGAAACCGGCGAAGTTACCCCAGTATTTATAGGCAAAATGGCTGAATGAGCCGGCAACCGGCTCTTCCACCACCATTTCACCCAGTTGGCGCATAATCAGGAAAGCGATGAATCCGCCGATGGCGTAGCCCAAAATCACCGACGGGCCAGCCATTTTTATTGTTTGCGCGATACCGAGAAACAACCCGGTACCGATAGCGCCACCTAAGGCAATAAGCTGAATATGGCGGTTTTTCAGGCCGCGTTTCAGCTGGTCACCCTGTTGTTGACCATCCATCCATTTACCCTCTGTTGTTGCAGAATGCTCACATACTGTAAGGCAGTGATTACGATGTGTGTATTATTTTCTTTACGGAATTTGATCTATTAATTCGGCGGCACCGCTACCGTTTGCAAAAGAATAATGATATGCGCGGAAGTTTGCACCTGCTTTGTGTTGTGAGTGACCAAGATTTCAGCAGTTTAGGAAACAAAATGCGGATTGTGTGACCGTAAGGGGGGTTATGTGCATGAAATAAGCATCAAGTCACATTACTCGCAAAAATAGCTCAGGTTTGACCAATTGCTCTCTCCATCACGCTCGTGATCTGGATCACAGAACCGAACATTGGCAGGCGATCACCAAAGTTTCATCGACCTGCCATAAAAGCCCGATATTAACGGTGCAGTCTGCCTAACCAAACGTTTCGCAAAAGTTAAATCACACGCTTAGGCCGTAAATGGTATTACCAGCACGGGGTTAGCGGATTGCAGCAGGGTATCGGCTGGGGTGTTAAAATGTGCGGGTATCGGCAATTCGGCCCGAGCCCATATGGACAGGAGGTGAATACTTTGTTACTTTACCGTCACGTTTTTGAAATTGGTATTACCAATTGACTCCGCGCCATTCGCAGAGAAGAAATCACTCATGGCCTACAGCAAAATCCGCCAGCCCAAGCTGTCAGACGTTATCGAGCAACAGCTCGAATACCTGATTCTCGAGGGTACGCTGCGCCCAGGCGAAAAACTGCCTCCGGAGCGTGAACTGGCGAAACAGTTTGATGTTTCCCGTCCTTCTCTGAGAGAGGCGATCCAGCGCCTGGAAGCGAAAGGGCTGCTGCTGCGTCGTCAGGGCGGCGGTACCTTCGTACAAACAAATCTCTGGCAGAGCTTCAGCGATCCGTTGGCTGAACTGTTGGCCGATCACCCTGAATCACAATTCGACCTGCTCGAAACCCGTCATGCTCTTGAGGGCATCGCTGCGTACTATGCGGCGCTGCGCGGCACGGAAGAAGATCTGGCGCGCATCCGCGATTGCCATATCGTGATTCAACAGGCCCAGGACAGCGGCGATCTCGACGCCGAAGCAGACGCGGTGATGCAGTATCAGATCGCCGTTACCGAAGCTGCCCACAACGTGGTGTTGCTGCATTTGCTACGCTGCATGGGGCCAATGCTGGAACAGAACGTCCGACAGAACTTTGAATTGCTCTACTCGCGCCGTGAGATGTTGGCAAAAGTGAGCAGCCACCGCGCCGGGATTTTTGAGGCGATAGTGGCACGTGAGCCGGAAAAGGCCCGCGAAGCCTCGCACCGCCACTTGGCGTTTATCGAGGAAATTTTGCTGGATCTCAGTCGGGAACATACCCGGCGTGAGAGATCGTTACGGCGACTCCAGCAACGCAAGGATTAAGAGCGGTTATCTACAGGGGAAACACCAGCCTGTGGGCATAAAGCTCGAAGTGCTTAGTTAAGTACTTAAGCGGCAACAAACTGATGAGCCTGTCTTCGTGCGCTTTGGTACAGAGTGCAGGAAGACAGGCTCCAAACAAACCATTAGACAGATAAGGAATACCACCATGTCAGAACGTTTAAACAATGACGTGGATCCGATCGAAACCCGCGACTGGCTGCAGGCGATCGAATCGGTCATCCGTGAAGAGGGTGTTGAGCGAGCTCAGTTTCTGATTGATCAGGTATTGGGTCAGGCCCGCAAAGGCGGCGTGAGCGTAGCGGCAGGTGCCGCAGCGAACAACTACGTCAACACCATCGCGGTGGAAGAGGAGCCTGAATATCCGGGTAACCTGGATCTGGAACGCCGCATTCGCAGCGCCATCCGCTGGAACGCCATTATGACCGTTCTGCGTGCTTCCAAGAAAGACCTGGATCTGGGCGGCCACATGGCTTCCTTCCAGTCTTCCGCGACCTTCTATGAAGTCTGCTTTAACCACTTCTTCCGTGCACGTAACGAGAAAGATGGCGGCGATCTGGTGTATTTCCAGGGCCACATCTCTCCAGGCATTTATGCACGTGCCTTCCTTGAAGGCCGCCTGACCGAAGAACAAATGAACAACTTCCGTCAGGAAGTACACGGCAATGGTCTGTCATCTTATCCGCATCCTAAGTTGATGCCTGAATTCTGGCAGTTCCCGACCGTTTCCATGGGCCTGGGGCCAATCAGCGCCATTTACCAGGCGAAGTTCCTGAAATATCTGGAACACCGCGGCCTGAAAAATACCGCAGAACAAACCGTTTACGCTTTCCTGGGTGACGGCGAGATGGATGAGCCGGAATCCAAGGGCGCCATCACCATCGCGACCCGTGAAAAACTGGACAACCTGGTCTTCGTCATCAACTGCAACCTGCAGCGTCTGGACGGCCCGGTCACCGGTAACGGCAAGATCATCAACGAACTGGACGGCATCTTCAGCGGCGCCGGCTGGCAGGTGATCAAAGTGATCTGGGGCGGGCGTTGGGACGAACTGCTGCGTAAAGATACCAGCGGCAAGCTGATTCAACTGATGAACGAAACCCTGGACGGCGATTACCAGACCTTCAAATCCCGCGATGGCGCTTACGTTCGCGAGCACTTCTTCGGCCGTTATCCAGAAACCGCGGCGTTGGTCAAAGACATGACCGACGATGAGATCTGGGCGCTGAACCGTGGTGGTCACGATCCGAAGAAAGTCTTTGCTGCCCTGAAGAAAGCACAGGACACCAAAGGTAAACCGACCGTTATCCTGGCCCATACCATCAAAGGTTACGGCATGGGTGATACCGCGGAAGGCAAAAACATCGCTCACCAGGTCAAGAAAATGAACATGGAAGGGGTTCACCACTTCCGCGATCGTTTCAACGTGCCGGTTGCCGATGCCGATATCGAAAAACTGCCGTACCTGACCTTCGAGAAAGATTCCGAAGAGTACAAGTATCTGCACGAACGCCGTCAGGCACTGGCCGGTTACCTGCCAAGCCGTCTGCCGAACTTCACGCAGAAGCTGGAGCTGCCGACGCTGGAAGATTTCAGTTCACTGCTGGAAGAGCAGAACAAGGAAATCTCTACCACCATCGCCTTCGTGCGTGCGCTGAACGTGATGCTGAAGAACAAGTCGATCAAGGATCGCCTGGTGCCAATCATCGCCGATGAAGCGCGTACCTTCGGTATGGAAGGCCTGTTCCGTCAGATCGGTATTTACAGCCCGAACGGCCAGCAGTACACCCCGCAGGACCGTGAGCAGGTTGCTTACTACAAAGAAGACGAGAAAGGCCAGATCCTGCAGGAAGGCATCAACGAACTGGGTGCGGCATCTTCCTGGCTGGCAGCGGCGACCTCTTACAGCACCAACGATCTGCCGATGATTCCGTTCTACATCTACTATTCGATGTTCGGTTTCCAACGTATCGGCGACCTGTGCTGGGCGGCGGGCGACCAACAGGCGCGTGGCTTCCTGATCGGCGGCACCTCTGGCCGTACCACGCTGAACGGCGAAGGTCTGCAGCACGAAGATGGCCACAGCCACATTCAGTCGCTGACCATCCCTAACTGTATCTCTTACGATCCGGCTTATGCCTACGAAGTGGCGGTCATCATGCATGACGGTCTGGTGCGTATGTACGGTGAAGCGCAAGAGAACGTGTACTACTACATCACTACGCTGAACGAAAACTACCACATGCCGGCCATGCCGCAGGGCGCAGAAGAGGGTATCCGCAAGGGTATTTACAAGCTGGAAACCCTGGAAGGCAGCAAAGGCAAGGTACAGCTGATGGGCTCCGGCTCGATCCTGCGTCACGTACGTGAAGCCGCGCAGATCCTGGCGAAAGATTACGGCGTTGGTTCCGACGTGTTCAGCGTGACCTCGTTCACCGAACTGGCGCGCGATGGCCAGGACTGCGAACGCTGGAACATGCTGCACCCAACCGAAGAGCCGCGTGTTCCTTACGTTGCTCAGGTGCTGAGCGATGCGCCAGCGGTAGCCTCTACCGACTACATGAAGCTGTTTGCCGAGCAGATCCGCAACTTCATCCCGGCCAGCGATTATCGCGTTCTGGGCACCGACGGTTTCGGCCGTTCCG encodes:
- the pdhR gene encoding pyruvate dehydrogenase complex transcriptional repressor PdhR; this translates as MAYSKIRQPKLSDVIEQQLEYLILEGTLRPGEKLPPERELAKQFDVSRPSLREAIQRLEAKGLLLRRQGGGTFVQTNLWQSFSDPLAELLADHPESQFDLLETRHALEGIAAYYAALRGTEEDLARIRDCHIVIQQAQDSGDLDAEADAVMQYQIAVTEAAHNVVLLHLLRCMGPMLEQNVRQNFELLYSRREMLAKVSSHRAGIFEAIVAREPEKAREASHRHLAFIEEILLDLSREHTRRERSLRRLQQRKD
- the aceE gene encoding pyruvate dehydrogenase (acetyl-transferring), homodimeric type encodes the protein MSERLNNDVDPIETRDWLQAIESVIREEGVERAQFLIDQVLGQARKGGVSVAAGAAANNYVNTIAVEEEPEYPGNLDLERRIRSAIRWNAIMTVLRASKKDLDLGGHMASFQSSATFYEVCFNHFFRARNEKDGGDLVYFQGHISPGIYARAFLEGRLTEEQMNNFRQEVHGNGLSSYPHPKLMPEFWQFPTVSMGLGPISAIYQAKFLKYLEHRGLKNTAEQTVYAFLGDGEMDEPESKGAITIATREKLDNLVFVINCNLQRLDGPVTGNGKIINELDGIFSGAGWQVIKVIWGGRWDELLRKDTSGKLIQLMNETLDGDYQTFKSRDGAYVREHFFGRYPETAALVKDMTDDEIWALNRGGHDPKKVFAALKKAQDTKGKPTVILAHTIKGYGMGDTAEGKNIAHQVKKMNMEGVHHFRDRFNVPVADADIEKLPYLTFEKDSEEYKYLHERRQALAGYLPSRLPNFTQKLELPTLEDFSSLLEEQNKEISTTIAFVRALNVMLKNKSIKDRLVPIIADEARTFGMEGLFRQIGIYSPNGQQYTPQDREQVAYYKEDEKGQILQEGINELGAASSWLAAATSYSTNDLPMIPFYIYYSMFGFQRIGDLCWAAGDQQARGFLIGGTSGRTTLNGEGLQHEDGHSHIQSLTIPNCISYDPAYAYEVAVIMHDGLVRMYGEAQENVYYYITTLNENYHMPAMPQGAEEGIRKGIYKLETLEGSKGKVQLMGSGSILRHVREAAQILAKDYGVGSDVFSVTSFTELARDGQDCERWNMLHPTEEPRVPYVAQVLSDAPAVASTDYMKLFAEQIRNFIPASDYRVLGTDGFGRSDSRENLRHHFEVDASYVVVAALGELAKRGEIDKKVVADAITKFNIDADKVNPRLA